The Streptomyces sp. NBC_01268 genome window below encodes:
- a CDS encoding ABC transporter substrate-binding protein yields MRTPRLLAALACTAALAVVATGCSGATKPASGSAAYTVTPTSPAAKGRLSSLTWSLYAEPYTLDYAQAFDYPPNTVLANVCEQLLRVTPDLKIEPGLAVKWENPDPTSWVYTLRPGVRFHDGTIMTADDVVASLKRQMDPATGSPWGSAFKNVKAIEKTGPLQVTLRLTRPDVLLNELMAASPGTIESAAFLAKAGKEYGVPGGKVNCTGPYALDKWQQGESITLKKHPAYWDPKLTPKTDTVRFTFVEDPSARTNTFLSGTADGGYMVPSSSLAQLRTTSKGKLYFGPNTAAANLAVLDFKGTLGDLKVRQALSMALDRKNIIKAAAGGIGVPAKAPTARGAWSLLPERTEKYFNELPEPVYDVAAAKELVDQAGATGKKVTLVTSTLAPEISVVANAVQAAGRQIGLDVQLKSVSPEAYSSIFVDKNARKGLDLVITNGYDNTPDPLEFYQYLRTGDFGNYGNWSDPVYDAAFDRANTAVDPGARSDLTAELQKIAVRELPVIPIYEAPYSVFLGSRVTGAPTGIAQLYYPWAATIGAAS; encoded by the coding sequence TTGCGCACGCCCAGACTCCTCGCCGCCCTCGCCTGTACCGCGGCCCTCGCCGTCGTGGCGACCGGCTGTTCCGGCGCCACCAAGCCGGCCTCCGGCTCCGCCGCGTACACGGTCACGCCGACCTCCCCCGCGGCGAAGGGCCGGCTGTCCTCCCTGACGTGGTCGCTGTACGCCGAGCCGTACACGCTCGACTACGCCCAGGCCTTCGACTACCCGCCGAACACGGTCCTCGCCAACGTCTGCGAGCAGCTCCTGCGGGTCACCCCCGACCTGAAGATCGAGCCCGGTCTCGCCGTCAAGTGGGAGAACCCCGACCCGACGTCGTGGGTGTACACCCTGCGTCCCGGCGTGCGGTTCCACGACGGCACCATCATGACCGCCGACGACGTCGTCGCCTCCCTCAAGCGCCAGATGGACCCGGCCACCGGCTCCCCCTGGGGATCCGCCTTCAAGAACGTCAAGGCGATCGAGAAGACCGGCCCCCTCCAGGTCACCCTCCGGCTCACCAGGCCCGACGTCCTCCTGAACGAGCTCATGGCCGCCTCGCCCGGCACCATCGAGAGCGCCGCCTTCCTCGCGAAGGCCGGCAAGGAGTACGGCGTCCCCGGCGGCAAGGTCAACTGCACCGGCCCCTACGCGCTGGACAAGTGGCAGCAGGGCGAGTCCATCACCCTGAAGAAGCACCCCGCGTACTGGGACCCGAAGCTGACGCCGAAGACCGACACGGTCCGCTTCACCTTCGTCGAGGATCCCTCCGCCCGGACCAACACCTTCCTGTCCGGCACCGCCGACGGCGGCTACATGGTCCCCTCGTCCTCCCTCGCCCAGCTGCGCACGACCAGCAAGGGCAAGCTGTACTTCGGCCCCAACACCGCCGCCGCCAACCTGGCCGTCCTCGACTTCAAGGGCACCCTCGGCGACCTGAAGGTGCGCCAGGCGCTGTCCATGGCGCTCGACCGCAAGAACATCATCAAGGCCGCCGCCGGTGGCATCGGCGTCCCCGCCAAGGCCCCCACCGCCCGTGGCGCCTGGTCGCTCCTCCCCGAGCGCACCGAGAAGTACTTCAACGAGCTGCCCGAGCCCGTCTACGACGTCGCCGCCGCCAAGGAACTCGTGGACCAGGCCGGCGCCACCGGCAAGAAGGTCACCCTGGTGACCAGCACCCTCGCCCCCGAGATCAGCGTCGTCGCCAACGCCGTGCAGGCCGCCGGCCGCCAGATCGGCCTCGACGTCCAGCTCAAGTCCGTCTCGCCCGAGGCGTACAGCAGCATCTTCGTCGACAAGAACGCCCGCAAGGGCCTCGACCTGGTCATCACCAACGGCTACGACAACACCCCGGACCCGCTGGAGTTCTACCAGTACCTGCGCACCGGCGACTTCGGGAACTACGGCAACTGGTCCGACCCCGTCTACGACGCCGCCTTCGACCGCGCCAACACCGCCGTCGACCCGGGCGCCCGCTCCGACCTCACCGCCGAGCTCCAGAAGATCGCGGTGCGCGAGCTGCCCGTCATCCCGATCTACGAGGCCCCGTACTCCGTCTTCCTCGGCAGCCGCGTCACGGGCGCCCCCACCGGCATCGCCCAGCTCTACTACCCCTGGGCCGCGACGATCGGTGCCGCCTCCTGA
- a CDS encoding ABC transporter permease, translating into MTLTASPGAAGPTDALRRRPGLRRLRALGQGPMFNAAVLLLVALVLVTALAPLIAPYDPEAMDLTSSLVGTGGDHLLGTDQSGRDILSRLMYGARTGLLGPLLVVAVSTLLGTVLGVVAGWRGGWADSLLSRSMDLVFAIPGLLLAIMLVAVVGSGMTAPVIAMAVAYTPYVGRLVRGIARQEKARPYIESYRVQGWSGWTICLRHLLPNITPTLLAQSAMNFGYALMDLAALSFLGFGVQPPTADWGAMINEGQSALQQGAMLPALAPSVCIVLAVVAFGIVGEGIADRIAKRER; encoded by the coding sequence ATGACCCTCACCGCAAGCCCCGGGGCGGCCGGCCCCACGGACGCGCTGCGCCGCCGGCCCGGCCTGCGCCGTCTGCGGGCACTCGGCCAGGGCCCGATGTTCAACGCGGCCGTGCTGCTCCTCGTCGCCCTCGTGCTCGTCACCGCCCTGGCCCCGCTCATCGCCCCGTACGACCCCGAGGCGATGGACCTGACGTCGAGCCTCGTCGGCACCGGCGGCGACCACCTCCTCGGCACCGACCAGTCCGGGCGCGACATCCTGTCCCGGCTCATGTACGGAGCCCGCACCGGACTCCTCGGCCCGCTCCTCGTGGTCGCCGTCTCCACCCTCCTCGGCACCGTGCTCGGCGTCGTCGCCGGCTGGCGCGGCGGCTGGGCGGACTCCCTCCTCTCCCGGTCCATGGACCTCGTCTTCGCCATCCCCGGCCTGCTCCTCGCGATCATGCTGGTGGCGGTCGTCGGCTCCGGCATGACGGCGCCCGTCATCGCCATGGCCGTGGCCTACACCCCGTACGTCGGACGCCTGGTCCGCGGCATCGCCCGCCAGGAGAAGGCCCGCCCGTACATCGAGTCCTACCGCGTGCAGGGCTGGTCCGGCTGGACCATCTGCCTGCGCCACCTGCTGCCCAACATCACCCCCACCCTCCTCGCCCAGTCGGCCATGAACTTCGGCTACGCCCTGATGGACCTCGCCGCACTCTCCTTCCTCGGCTTCGGCGTCCAGCCGCCGACCGCCGACTGGGGCGCCATGATCAACGAGGGCCAGTCGGCGCTCCAGCAGGGCGCGATGCTGCCCGCGCTCGCGCCGTCCGTCTGCATCGTCCTCGCCGTCGTGGCGTTCGGCATCGTCGGCGAGGGCATCGCCGACCGGATCGCGAAGCGGGAGCGGTGA
- a CDS encoding ABC transporter ATP-binding protein: MSNTRNDARPVLEIDRLTLRLPEGQAARPLLDGVSLTVAPGETVGLVGESGSGKSVACRSVLGLLPGGARTTGEVRVGGRDVLTMDRAGLSAVRAREVAMVFQDPRASVNPLRRVGDFVTEGLRAAGTPAARATARAEELLDAVGIRDPRGALRRRPHEFSGGMLQRVVIAAALAGDPALIVADEPTTALDVTTQAEIISILTRLQAERGTGLLFVTHDLELASAICDRVYVMYAGRIVETRAAGELFDRPRHPYTAGLLSCTPRIEPGAPAPRPIEGRPVSVSEAPPGCHFAARCPHALPRCEEEAPALTAHGEGLAACHRADEGILL, from the coding sequence ATGAGCAACACCCGCAACGACGCCCGGCCCGTCCTGGAGATCGACCGGCTCACCCTGCGCCTCCCCGAAGGCCAGGCCGCCCGCCCCCTCCTCGACGGCGTCTCCCTGACCGTCGCCCCCGGCGAGACCGTCGGCCTCGTCGGCGAGTCCGGCTCCGGCAAGTCCGTCGCCTGCCGCAGCGTCCTCGGCCTGCTGCCCGGCGGCGCCCGCACCACCGGCGAGGTCCGCGTCGGCGGACGCGACGTCCTCACCATGGACCGGGCCGGACTCTCCGCGGTCCGCGCCCGCGAGGTCGCCATGGTCTTCCAGGACCCGCGTGCCTCCGTCAACCCGCTGCGCCGCGTCGGCGACTTCGTCACCGAGGGCCTGCGCGCCGCCGGCACCCCCGCCGCCCGGGCCACCGCCCGCGCGGAGGAGCTCCTCGACGCCGTCGGCATCCGCGACCCGCGCGGCGCCCTGCGCCGCCGTCCCCACGAGTTCTCCGGCGGCATGCTCCAGCGCGTGGTCATCGCCGCCGCCCTCGCCGGCGACCCGGCGCTCATCGTCGCCGACGAGCCGACCACCGCCCTCGACGTCACCACCCAGGCCGAGATCATCTCGATCCTCACCCGCCTCCAGGCCGAACGCGGCACCGGACTCCTCTTCGTCACCCACGACCTGGAACTGGCCTCCGCCATCTGCGACCGGGTGTACGTGATGTACGCCGGCCGCATCGTCGAGACCCGCGCCGCCGGCGAACTCTTCGACCGGCCGCGCCACCCCTACACCGCGGGCCTCCTCTCCTGCACCCCGCGCATCGAGCCCGGCGCGCCCGCCCCCCGCCCCATCGAGGGTCGCCCGGTCTCCGTCTCCGAGGCCCCGCCGGGCTGCCACTTCGCGGCCCGCTGCCCCCACGCCCTGCCCCGCTGCGAGGAAGAGGCGCCCGCGCTCACCGCCCACGGCGAGGGGCTCGCCGCCTGCCACCGCGCCGACGAAGGGATCCTGCTGTGA
- a CDS encoding serine hydrolase domain-containing protein, whose translation MRIRHAATALALATAVTVGVTALPATAAPAPGGPTTTTTATAAPARPTVQDILSRLPDGVVAGALVRRDGVGIAAGPVTADAHFRIGSATKVFTNTVVLQLVAEGRVDLDAPARRYVPGLLPAGYDRVTVRRLLDHTSGLPKPAATPGPDDGPGWWLRSVTPRDTLRRSFAEATGTPPAPGSVQQYNGLNSLVLGLIVERVTGHSFTHELERRIVRPLHLRHTSLPAADDLGMPSPHARVYVGGQDVTEQSPYPWAEGGVISTAADLDRFLTALFRGRLLPPAQQRLVFAIPAVPSAAGNTNCVGPEACFSVGGLMRYELPDHTYAWGKTGSRPGWDSGFFATQDLRHRVVYSLNPTGKGSPLPHIKAIVTAALGD comes from the coding sequence ATGCGCATCCGCCACGCCGCCACCGCCCTCGCCCTGGCCACCGCCGTCACCGTCGGCGTCACGGCCCTTCCCGCGACCGCCGCGCCCGCCCCGGGCGGCCCCACCACCACCACCACGGCCACGGCCGCTCCCGCGCGCCCCACCGTCCAGGACATCCTGAGCCGCCTCCCCGACGGCGTCGTGGCGGGCGCCCTGGTCAGACGGGACGGCGTGGGGATCGCCGCCGGACCGGTCACCGCCGACGCGCATTTCCGGATCGGCAGCGCCACCAAGGTGTTCACGAACACGGTGGTGCTCCAGCTCGTCGCCGAGGGCCGCGTCGACCTCGACGCACCGGCACGGCGGTACGTCCCCGGGCTGTTGCCCGCCGGGTACGACCGCGTGACGGTGCGCCGGCTGCTCGACCACACCAGCGGGCTGCCCAAGCCCGCCGCCACCCCCGGCCCGGACGACGGTCCCGGCTGGTGGCTCCGGTCGGTGACGCCCCGCGACACTCTGCGCCGGTCCTTCGCCGAGGCCACCGGCACCCCGCCCGCCCCTGGCTCCGTACAGCAGTACAACGGGCTCAACTCCCTCGTCCTGGGCCTGATCGTCGAGCGGGTCACCGGACACTCCTTCACCCACGAGCTGGAGCGGCGGATCGTCCGGCCGCTGCACCTGCGGCACACGAGCCTGCCCGCGGCCGACGACCTGGGCATGCCCTCGCCGCACGCGCGGGTGTACGTCGGCGGGCAGGACGTGACGGAGCAGAGCCCGTACCCCTGGGCCGAGGGAGGTGTGATCTCCACCGCCGCCGATCTGGACCGCTTCCTCACCGCCCTGTTCCGAGGACGCCTGCTCCCGCCCGCCCAGCAGCGCCTGGTGTTCGCGATACCCGCGGTGCCGAGCGCCGCCGGCAACACCAACTGCGTCGGTCCCGAGGCCTGCTTCAGCGTCGGTGGGCTGATGCGCTACGAGCTGCCGGACCACACCTACGCCTGGGGCAAGACGGGCTCGCGCCCCGGCTGGGACAGCGGGTTCTTCGCCACCCAGGACCTCCGGCACCGCGTCGTGTACTCCCTGAACCCGACGGGGAAGGGTTCACCCCTCCCGCACATCAAGGCGATCGTCACGGCCGCGCTCGGCGACTGA
- a CDS encoding VC0807 family protein, translated as MSAAEARPAAPARSGTATAIGWTLTIGLNVVAPVLTFGALGDRGWSDFAALLVSGVWPVLDTVVHLVWHRKMDEFAVVTLFFLVLTAVVSLAGAHSARALLVKDSAVTGLFGVLCLATLLAPKPLMFYFGRRFSTDGTAEGHAWWNGLWQFEGFRTVMRRMTVVWGVAYLVEAAARVGLSYTLSVEAMLVANPVLVYGTLGLLVLWTIRTAKRGRAEGAARAEAAAHVAGAEA; from the coding sequence ATGTCCGCAGCAGAGGCGCGCCCAGCCGCGCCCGCCCGCTCCGGGACCGCGACAGCCATCGGTTGGACGCTCACCATCGGACTCAACGTCGTCGCACCCGTCCTCACCTTCGGGGCGCTCGGCGACCGCGGCTGGAGCGACTTCGCCGCGCTGCTCGTCAGCGGCGTCTGGCCGGTCCTGGACACCGTCGTCCATCTCGTCTGGCACCGGAAGATGGACGAGTTCGCCGTCGTCACCCTCTTCTTCCTGGTCCTGACCGCCGTCGTCTCGCTGGCCGGCGCCCACTCGGCGCGGGCCCTGCTCGTCAAGGACTCCGCCGTCACCGGCCTCTTCGGTGTGCTGTGCCTGGCCACGCTGCTCGCGCCCAAGCCCCTCATGTTCTACTTCGGGCGCCGTTTCTCCACCGACGGCACCGCCGAGGGCCACGCCTGGTGGAACGGCCTCTGGCAGTTCGAGGGCTTCCGCACCGTCATGCGCCGCATGACGGTCGTCTGGGGCGTCGCCTACCTCGTCGAGGCCGCCGCCCGCGTCGGCCTGTCGTACACGCTCTCCGTCGAGGCGATGCTCGTGGCCAACCCGGTCCTCGTCTACGGCACCCTCGGCCTGCTCGTCCTGTGGACCATCCGCACCGCCAAGCGCGGCCGCGCCGAGGGTGCGGCCAGGGCCGAGGCCGCCGCGCACGTCGCCGGGGCGGAGGCCTGA
- a CDS encoding SGNH/GDSL hydrolase family protein, with protein sequence MTVQAGPRYLRYVALGDSQTEGVGDGDDVRGLRGWADRLAALVARESPELHYANLAVRGRLAGQVRAEQLGPALALRPDLASVVAGVNDLLRPRFDADEVAGHLEAMFAALTGQGARVLTLTFPDLTRLIPAARPVAPRIAAVNARIREAARPHGVTVVETGHHPVVTDPRLWSTDRLHASPLGHERIAAAVAEALGLPGSDGSWSHPLPPPTVRPATGPRAAVAEVAWVASFLTPWLTRRLRGRSSGDGRTAKRPELLPVGGG encoded by the coding sequence ATGACGGTTCAGGCGGGCCCCCGGTACCTGCGGTACGTCGCCCTCGGGGACAGCCAGACGGAAGGCGTCGGCGACGGCGACGACGTCCGGGGCCTGCGCGGCTGGGCGGACCGGCTCGCCGCACTGGTCGCGCGGGAGAGCCCGGAACTCCACTACGCCAACCTGGCCGTACGGGGCCGGCTCGCCGGCCAGGTACGGGCGGAGCAGCTCGGACCGGCGCTCGCGCTGCGCCCGGACCTGGCGAGCGTGGTGGCGGGGGTGAACGACCTGCTGCGGCCGCGGTTCGACGCGGACGAGGTCGCCGGGCACCTGGAGGCGATGTTCGCCGCGCTCACCGGACAGGGCGCCCGGGTCCTGACCCTGACCTTCCCCGACCTCACCCGGCTGATCCCGGCGGCCCGCCCCGTCGCGCCCCGCATCGCCGCGGTCAACGCCCGCATCCGGGAGGCCGCACGCCCCCACGGCGTCACCGTCGTCGAGACCGGCCACCACCCGGTCGTCACCGACCCGCGCCTGTGGAGCACCGACCGGCTCCACGCGTCGCCGCTCGGCCACGAGAGGATCGCCGCCGCGGTCGCCGAGGCCCTCGGCCTCCCCGGCAGCGACGGCTCCTGGTCCCACCCGCTCCCGCCGCCCACCGTCCGCCCGGCGACCGGCCCGCGCGCGGCCGTCGCCGAAGTCGCCTGGGTGGCCTCGTTCCTGACGCCCTGGCTGACGCGCCGGCTGCGCGGCCGTTCGTCGGGCGACGGACGCACGGCGAAGCGACCGGAGCTGCTTCCGGTGGGCGGAGGCTGA
- a CDS encoding ABC transporter ATP-binding protein codes for MTTTVKGEGLVVTGLRKEYGDHTAVDDVSFTLAPGSSLGIVGESGSGKTTTVRMLVGLERADAGTVTLDGRDRSARPRGRTERLARAREIQMVFQDPYLSLDPRITAGGCVDEVLRLHFRMDPAARRARVAELLDQVGLGPREADALPRRLSGGQRQRVAIARALAAEPRVLVLDEAVAALDVSIQAQILELLGRIRREAGVGFLFVTHDLAVVHHITDELVVLRSGRIVESGPTSRVLTAPEHPYTRLLLDSVPRRGWDPARIAGARAAVG; via the coding sequence GTGACCACCACCGTGAAGGGGGAGGGCCTGGTCGTCACGGGGCTCCGCAAGGAGTACGGCGACCACACCGCCGTCGACGACGTGTCCTTCACCCTCGCCCCGGGCTCCTCCCTCGGCATCGTCGGCGAGTCGGGCAGCGGCAAGACCACCACCGTCCGCATGCTCGTCGGCCTCGAACGGGCCGACGCCGGCACCGTCACCCTCGACGGCCGCGACCGCTCCGCCCGCCCCCGCGGCCGGACCGAACGGCTGGCCCGGGCCCGCGAGATCCAGATGGTCTTCCAGGACCCCTACCTCTCCCTCGACCCCCGGATCACCGCGGGCGGCTGCGTGGACGAGGTGCTGCGGCTGCACTTCCGGATGGACCCGGCGGCCCGGCGGGCCCGGGTCGCCGAACTCCTCGACCAGGTCGGCCTCGGCCCCCGCGAGGCGGACGCCCTCCCGCGCCGCCTCTCCGGCGGCCAGCGGCAGCGCGTCGCCATCGCCCGGGCCCTGGCCGCCGAGCCCAGGGTCCTCGTCCTCGACGAGGCGGTGGCCGCCCTGGACGTCTCCATCCAGGCCCAGATCCTCGAACTCCTCGGCAGGATCAGGCGCGAGGCCGGAGTCGGCTTCCTCTTCGTCACCCACGACCTCGCGGTGGTACACCACATCACCGACGAACTCGTGGTGCTCCGCTCGGGCCGCATCGTGGAGTCCGGTCCGACCTCCCGCGTCCTCACCGCCCCGGAACACCCCTACACGCGCCTGCTCCTGGACTCCGTCCCCCGGCGCGGCTGGGACCCCGCCCGCATCGCGGGCGCCCGGGCCGCCGTGGGCTGA
- a CDS encoding GNAT family N-acetyltransferase codes for MAGVAGFQLGGRGLTGGGARDVPTAYGTVRGLPRPALLALLERRPAAHELVMDGIAVDAGRRGLGVGGPLLREIADVAAEHGCRRVRLDVIDVTPRARALYRGLLSA; via the coding sequence GTGGCCGGGGTCGCCGGGTTCCAGCTCGGCGGGCGCGGGCTGACCGGCGGCGGGGCGCGGGACGTGCCGACCGCGTACGGGACGGTGCGGGGGCTGCCGCGGCCGGCGCTGCTGGCCCTCCTGGAGCGGCGGCCCGCGGCCCACGAGCTCGTCATGGACGGGATCGCCGTGGACGCCGGGAGGCGGGGTCTCGGCGTCGGCGGGCCGCTGCTCCGCGAGATCGCGGACGTCGCCGCGGAACACGGCTGCCGGCGCGTCCGCCTCGACGTCATCGACGTCACCCCCCGGGCCCGCGCCCTCTACCGGGGGCTGCTCTCCGCGTGA
- a CDS encoding amino acid transporter yields the protein MPTSSTARTGRLRAWMLEGLSDMGKARTTAPQQPEGAAPEAAPEHKGQPWWRVMCLTGVDYFSTLGYQPGIAALAAGLLSPVATVVLVVVTLVGALPVYRRVAEESHRGEGSIAMLERLLSFWKGKLFVLTLLGFAATDFLITITLSAADASTHLVENPHLAEALHDKQMLITLVLVALLGAVFLKGFLEAIGVAVALVGIYLSLNVVVVVSGLWHVLTEGHVVTDWTAALTAEHGNVFAMIGVALLVFPKLALGLSGFETGVAVMPHVKGDPDDTEDKPAGRIRDTKKLLTTAALIMSVFLITTSFITTVLIPQKEFESGGQANGRALAYLAHEYLGNTFGTVYDVATIAILWFAGASAMAGLLNLMPRYLPRYGMAPHWARAVRPMVIVFILVAFLVTWIFDADVDAQGGAYATGVLVLICSAAIAVTIAARKAGQRGWTIGFGVISAVFLYTTVVNVIERPDGVKIGACFIAGIILISLLSRLGRAFELRVTHVDLDDLAERFIRDIANRTPRFIANEPDRRDMAEYREKIEQIRADNDLPTTEDFVFVEVTVTDPSEFEAGLTVRGEVLHERYRVLTVESSSVPNALGALLLHARDMTGVRPHIYFEWTEGNPFANFLRFFLFGQGEVAPVTREVLREAEPDRSRRPRVHVG from the coding sequence ATGCCCACGTCCTCCACCGCTCGAACCGGTCGCCTGCGCGCCTGGATGCTGGAAGGCCTGTCCGACATGGGCAAGGCGCGGACCACGGCCCCTCAGCAGCCGGAAGGCGCCGCGCCGGAGGCCGCGCCGGAGCACAAGGGGCAGCCCTGGTGGCGGGTCATGTGCCTGACCGGTGTCGACTACTTCTCGACACTCGGCTACCAGCCGGGCATCGCCGCGCTCGCGGCCGGACTGCTCTCCCCCGTCGCGACCGTCGTGCTCGTCGTCGTGACGCTCGTCGGCGCCCTGCCGGTCTACCGGCGGGTGGCCGAGGAGAGCCACCGGGGCGAGGGGTCGATCGCGATGCTGGAACGTCTGCTCTCCTTCTGGAAGGGCAAGCTGTTCGTCCTCACGCTGTTGGGCTTCGCGGCGACCGACTTCCTCATCACGATCACCCTCTCGGCCGCCGACGCCTCGACCCACCTGGTCGAGAACCCGCATCTGGCCGAGGCCCTGCACGACAAGCAGATGCTGATCACCCTGGTTCTGGTCGCCCTGCTCGGCGCGGTCTTCCTCAAGGGCTTCCTGGAGGCCATCGGCGTCGCGGTCGCGCTCGTCGGGATCTACCTGTCCCTCAACGTGGTGGTCGTCGTCTCCGGCCTGTGGCACGTGCTGACCGAGGGGCACGTGGTGACCGACTGGACCGCGGCGCTGACGGCGGAACACGGCAACGTCTTCGCGATGATCGGCGTGGCCCTGCTCGTCTTCCCCAAACTGGCGCTGGGGCTCTCCGGCTTCGAGACCGGCGTGGCGGTCATGCCGCACGTCAAGGGCGACCCGGACGACACCGAGGACAAGCCCGCCGGCCGGATCCGCGACACGAAGAAGCTGCTGACCACGGCCGCGCTCATCATGAGCGTCTTCCTGATCACCACCAGCTTCATCACCACGGTCCTCATCCCGCAGAAGGAGTTCGAGTCGGGCGGCCAGGCCAACGGCCGCGCGCTCGCCTATCTCGCCCACGAGTACCTGGGCAACACCTTCGGCACGGTCTACGACGTCGCCACGATCGCGATCCTCTGGTTCGCGGGCGCCTCCGCGATGGCCGGACTGCTCAACCTGATGCCCCGCTACCTCCCCCGCTACGGCATGGCCCCGCACTGGGCCCGTGCCGTGCGCCCCATGGTGATCGTCTTCATCCTGGTCGCCTTCCTCGTCACCTGGATCTTCGACGCGGACGTGGACGCGCAGGGCGGCGCGTACGCGACCGGTGTCCTCGTGCTGATCTGCTCGGCGGCCATCGCGGTGACCATCGCGGCCCGCAAGGCCGGCCAGCGCGGCTGGACGATCGGATTCGGCGTCATCTCGGCCGTCTTCCTCTACACGACCGTCGTGAACGTCATCGAGCGTCCCGACGGCGTGAAGATCGGCGCCTGCTTCATCGCCGGCATCATCCTCATCTCGCTCCTCTCCCGCCTCGGCCGCGCCTTCGAGCTGCGCGTCACCCACGTCGACCTCGACGACCTGGCCGAACGCTTCATCCGCGACATCGCCAACCGCACCCCGAGGTTCATCGCCAACGAGCCGGACCGGCGCGACATGGCCGAGTACCGCGAGAAGATCGAGCAGATCCGCGCCGACAACGACCTGCCCACCACGGAGGACTTCGTCTTCGTCGAGGTCACCGTCACCGACCCCTCCGAATTCGAGGCCGGCCTGACCGTGCGGGGCGAGGTCCTGCACGAGCGCTACCGCGTCCTGACCGTGGAGAGCTCCTCCGTCCCCAACGCGCTCGGCGCGCTGCTCCTGCACGCCCGCGACATGACCGGCGTCCGCCCGCACATCTACTTCGAGTGGACCGAGGGCAACCCCTTCGCCAACTTCCTGCGCTTCTTCCTCTTCGGCCAGGGCGAGGTCGCCCCGGTCACCCGCGAGGTGCTGCGCGAGGCGGAACCGGACCGCTCCCGCCGCCCGCGCGTCCACGTGGGCTGA
- a CDS encoding ABC transporter permease yields the protein MLRYFLGRFAGLLAVLLVTSFVVFASVHLAPGDPVSFLLHGRPATPETVAALRAEYHLDDPLAVQYAKWLGGALHGDFGRSAQYHQDVSALLASRLTGTVLLVGYSAVLVAVGGVAAGMLAALRPGFLDRLVLIATGVATATPSFVSAIGLVSLFSVNLGWFPGPGGTPEGLGERLYHLTLPAFALATTFAGLLARVTRSAMLDELGREHVDVSRARGVAGRTVIRRHVLRNSLGPVVTVGGTMLAGLLVTTSVVETAFDVPGIGSLLVQSVSAKDFAVVQAVTLLSVAAFVLVNLVVDLCAPLIDPRLTLLGEGTS from the coding sequence ATGCTCCGCTACTTCCTCGGCCGGTTCGCCGGACTCCTCGCCGTCCTCCTGGTCACCTCCTTCGTGGTCTTCGCCAGCGTGCACCTCGCACCCGGCGACCCCGTCTCCTTCCTGCTGCACGGCCGCCCGGCGACCCCCGAGACCGTGGCCGCGCTGCGGGCCGAGTACCACCTCGACGACCCGCTCGCCGTCCAGTACGCCAAGTGGCTCGGCGGCGCGCTCCACGGCGACTTCGGGCGCTCCGCCCAGTACCACCAGGACGTCTCGGCCCTGCTCGCCTCCCGGCTCACCGGCACCGTGCTGCTCGTCGGCTACTCCGCCGTCCTCGTCGCCGTCGGCGGCGTGGCGGCGGGCATGCTGGCCGCGCTGCGCCCCGGCTTCCTCGACCGGCTCGTCCTCATCGCCACCGGCGTCGCCACGGCCACCCCCTCGTTCGTCAGCGCCATCGGCCTGGTCTCGCTGTTCTCCGTGAACCTCGGCTGGTTCCCGGGGCCCGGCGGCACCCCGGAAGGCCTCGGCGAACGCCTCTACCACCTCACGCTGCCGGCCTTCGCCCTCGCCACCACCTTCGCCGGACTCCTCGCCCGCGTCACCCGCTCGGCGATGCTCGACGAACTCGGCCGCGAACACGTCGACGTCTCCCGCGCCCGCGGCGTCGCCGGACGCACCGTGATCCGGCGGCACGTCCTGCGCAACAGCCTCGGACCGGTCGTCACCGTCGGCGGCACCATGCTCGCCGGACTCCTCGTCACGACCTCCGTCGTCGAGACCGCCTTCGACGTGCCCGGCATCGGCTCCCTCCTCGTGCAGTCCGTCAGCGCCAAGGACTTCGCCGTGGTCCAGGCCGTCACCCTGCTCAGCGTCGCGGCCTTCGTCCTCGTCAACCTGGTCGTCGACCTCTGCGCCCCCCTCATCGACCCCCGGCTCACCCTCCTCGGGGAAGGCACCTCATGA